The Syntrophaceae bacterium genome contains a region encoding:
- a CDS encoding MaoC family dehydratase codes for MRFDDFHVGDRFESPGLTMTESAIIDFALHFDSQAFHMDAEAAKKSIYGGLIASGIHTIAVTFRLCLMTGVLKNNLGSPGFDELRWLLPVRPGDTLRALAEVIETRPHRSHPDRGIVRMKIATLNQRDETVQTIVCNLMIRK; via the coding sequence ATGCGGTTCGACGATTTTCATGTCGGGGATCGCTTCGAATCGCCCGGATTGACGATGACGGAGAGCGCCATCATCGATTTCGCCCTTCATTTCGATTCCCAGGCCTTTCACATGGATGCGGAAGCGGCGAAGAAGTCGATTTATGGAGGGCTCATCGCCAGCGGCATCCATACGATCGCGGTGACGTTCCGGCTCTGCCTCATGACGGGCGTCCTCAAGAACAACCTGGGATCGCCGGGCTTCGACGAGCTCCGGTGGCTCCTGCCCGTCCGTCCCGGCGATACGCTGCGGGCGCTGGCGGAGGTCATCGAGACCAGGCCCCACCGGTCCCACCCGGACCGCGGCATCGTCCGCATGAAGATCGCCACGCTGAACCAGCGGGACGAGACCGTCCAGACCATCGTCTGCAACCTGATGATCAGAAAATGA